From the Candidatus Bathyarchaeota archaeon genome, one window contains:
- a CDS encoding tyrosine-type recombinase/integrase, which produces MDYGIGLSEGLMAVKCPQCGSKRVWKDGLRYLADGKVVQRYLCRDCGYRFSHGVPSNKPYKPQYTHGYHGARREANLMTEVLRRLEKREAGATETSQQEVKGKIIEFLWHLRKHGLREFSIRDYSQKLNYIAKKTDILNPEAVEDFLAKASMSETSKHHYVAVLKSFYDYLGIKWEPPTYRVVTKIPFIPTEAELDILIANTSKTVSALLQLLKETGMRLGEALNLKWSDIDFEHKTVRITPEKGSLPRILPISDKAIAMIKRLPKKSEKIFPSRDAVQTVFYRR; this is translated from the coding sequence ATGGATTATGGCATTGGTCTAAGTGAGGGGCTAATGGCTGTCAAATGCCCTCAATGTGGTTCTAAGCGTGTCTGGAAGGATGGTTTAAGATATTTGGCTGATGGAAAGGTTGTTCAACGCTATTTATGTAGGGATTGTGGCTATCGTTTCTCACATGGTGTGCCAAGTAATAAACCTTATAAACCACAATATACACATGGGTATCATGGTGCACGTCGTGAGGCAAACCTCATGACGGAAGTTCTAAGGCGACTTGAAAAGCGGGAAGCGGGAGCCACAGAGACTAGTCAACAAGAAGTCAAGGGAAAAATCATTGAGTTTCTTTGGCATTTAAGGAAGCATGGTTTACGTGAATTCAGCATTAGAGATTACAGTCAAAAGCTCAACTACATAGCTAAAAAGACAGATATCCTTAACCCAGAGGCAGTTGAGGATTTTCTAGCTAAGGCTTCAATGAGTGAGACTTCAAAGCATCATTACGTAGCTGTCTTAAAGAGCTTCTATGACTATTTAGGCATAAAATGGGAGCCACCAACCTATAGGGTTGTAACGAAAATTCCGTTTATTCCAACTGAGGCTGAACTCGACATCTTAATAGCGAATACCTCAAAGACAGTTTCAGCTCTCCTTCAATTGCTTAAGGAAACTGGTATGAGACTAGGTGAAGCCTTGAATCTAAAATGGTCAGACATAGACTTTGAGCATAAAACGGTGAGAATAACGCCAGAGAAAGGAAGTCTCCCTAGAATACTTCCCATAAGCGATAAAGCAATAGCAATGATTAAAAGACTACCAAAGAAAAGCGAGAAAATATTTCCTTCCAGAGACGCAGTCCAAACAGTCTTTTATAGACGCA
- a CDS encoding AbrB/MazE/SpoVT family DNA-binding domain-containing protein yields the protein MCMEEVIDIVKCYEVGRPDSLVVVIPKEVRELLGVKKGDKFIVRVEGETRIIYEFASKKRKETKQ from the coding sequence ATGTGTATGGAAGAAGTTATTGATATCGTCAAGTGCTATGAGGTTGGAAGACCCGATAGCCTTGTTGTAGTTATACCCAAAGAAGTCAGAGAGCTTTTAGGCGTAAAGAAAGGTGATAAGTTTATTGTGCGTGTCGAAGGAGAAACAAGGATAATTTATGAGTTTGCTTCAAAAAAGCGGAAAGAAACAAAGCAATAA
- a CDS encoding nicotinate phosphoribosyltransferase, whose product MRRFHIASDEEIKRGETTDIYFVRTKQVLEAKGLSKTHVVAEITPGELPGGLPWGIICGIEEVAKLFEDIPVNIYAFPEGSVFYYKDYYGVREPVLRIEGLYGEFCIYETPLLGMLCQTSGIATRAARVKKAAGDKPVISFGIRRMHPALSPMIDRAAYIGGFDGVSSLTGAKAAGIKPVGTMPHALIIVFGDQVKAWKAFDEVMPEDVPRIALVDTYYDEKTEALMAAEALKDRLFGVRLDTPGSRKGDFAEIVREVRWELDIRGYKNVKIFVSGGLNEEKVRILSEAGADAFGVGTYVSNAPTIDFAMDIVEIDGKICAKRGKLGGKKEVWRCPECLTDIVLPYNSAQPKCPKCGGKTERMLKPLIENGKIVAELSKPKEIRSYVLKQLEKVELV is encoded by the coding sequence ATGCGAAGATTTCACATAGCCTCAGACGAAGAGATAAAGAGAGGAGAAACAACAGACATATACTTCGTAAGAACAAAGCAGGTTTTAGAGGCCAAAGGTCTAAGCAAAACCCACGTAGTTGCTGAGATAACTCCAGGCGAACTTCCAGGCGGCCTCCCATGGGGAATAATATGCGGAATAGAAGAAGTAGCAAAACTCTTCGAGGACATACCGGTCAACATATACGCATTTCCAGAAGGAAGCGTATTCTACTACAAAGACTACTACGGAGTCAGAGAACCAGTTCTAAGAATTGAAGGATTATACGGAGAATTCTGCATTTACGAAACACCCCTACTCGGAATGCTATGCCAAACCTCAGGAATAGCAACAAGGGCGGCTAGAGTGAAAAAAGCCGCCGGAGACAAACCAGTAATATCCTTCGGAATAAGAAGAATGCATCCGGCACTTTCTCCCATGATAGACCGAGCAGCCTACATAGGAGGATTCGACGGAGTTTCAAGTCTAACAGGCGCAAAGGCAGCCGGAATAAAACCCGTTGGAACCATGCCCCACGCATTAATAATAGTTTTCGGAGACCAAGTTAAAGCCTGGAAAGCATTCGACGAAGTAATGCCCGAAGACGTCCCAAGAATAGCCCTTGTTGACACTTACTATGATGAAAAAACAGAGGCATTAATGGCAGCAGAAGCACTAAAAGACAGACTGTTCGGAGTTAGACTCGACACGCCGGGCTCTAGAAAAGGAGATTTTGCAGAAATAGTACGAGAAGTCAGATGGGAACTCGACATAAGGGGATATAAAAACGTTAAAATCTTCGTTTCAGGAGGCTTAAACGAGGAAAAAGTACGAATCTTAAGCGAAGCAGGAGCAGACGCCTTCGGGGTAGGAACATACGTTAGTAACGCACCAACAATAGACTTCGCAATGGACATAGTTGAAATAGATGGAAAAATATGTGCAAAAAGAGGAAAACTAGGTGGAAAAAAGGAAGTTTGGAGATGCCCAGAATGCCTAACAGACATAGTTCTACCATACAATTCTGCACAGCCAAAATGTCCAAAATGCGGAGGAAAAACAGAAAGAATGCTCAAACCATTAATAGAAAACGGAAAAATAGTAGCTGAACTTTCAAAACCAAAAGAAATTAGAAGCTACGTTCTGAAACAACTTGAAAAAGTAGAATTAGTCTAA
- a CDS encoding DUF523 domain-containing protein, whose translation MRVDDNLPPQNGRSKKIVVVAHCILNQNSRVQGLAKFKGTITPIVEILTKSGVGIIQMPCPEFLYMGYKRWAQTKEQYDITPYRRLCRKIAKQIAEQIQEYAKNNVKTLIILGIEGSPTCAVTETTKGYKGGKHAKNKEQKTTKVKEKGILIEELQKLLAKMKIKVDFIGINDKNLEKTLTKIEKVLANT comes from the coding sequence TTGAGAGTTGATGATAATTTGCCGCCTCAAAATGGAAGAAGCAAGAAAATAGTGGTTGTAGCCCATTGCATACTGAACCAGAACTCACGGGTTCAAGGACTAGCAAAATTCAAGGGAACAATAACCCCCATAGTTGAAATACTAACTAAAAGCGGAGTTGGAATAATTCAGATGCCATGCCCCGAATTTCTCTACATGGGATATAAACGTTGGGCCCAAACAAAAGAACAATACGACATAACCCCATATAGGAGACTCTGCCGAAAAATAGCAAAACAAATTGCGGAACAAATCCAAGAATATGCAAAAAACAATGTAAAGACGCTTATAATTTTAGGAATTGAAGGAAGCCCAACATGCGCAGTAACAGAAACAACAAAAGGATACAAAGGCGGAAAACATGCAAAAAATAAAGAACAGAAAACGACAAAAGTTAAAGAAAAGGGAATACTAATTGAGGAACTACAGAAACTACTAGCGAAAATGAAAATAAAAGTTGATTTTATAGGAATAAACGACAAAAACCTAGAAAAAACATTAACAAAAATCGAAAAAGTGCTGGCAAACACATAA
- a CDS encoding aspartate dehydrogenase, with translation MPLRVGLIGCGSIGTVIARAIDQGRVGGVKLVAIYDIVREHAETLAHKISRKPVICQSADELIAMNSIQLVVEAASQQAVEEYALKVLDANKDLMVMSVGALLEEELYSQIADLARKKGRRVYVPSGAIVGLDNVKSAAVGEIYEACLTTKKPPSSFEGNAYIQERKINLNAIKKPTILYEGKVRDAVKLFPRNANVAASLSLAGTGPDKTKVKIIADPEIKEIIHEIKPFPENPKTSYIAALSAIATLKRIAGNIIVGT, from the coding sequence ATGCCTCTTCGCGTTGGCTTAATTGGTTGCGGCTCCATTGGAACCGTTATAGCCAGGGCAATCGACCAGGGAAGAGTAGGTGGCGTCAAGCTTGTTGCAATCTACGATATTGTTAGGGAGCATGCGGAAACCCTTGCTCACAAAATTTCTAGAAAGCCCGTCATCTGCCAAAGTGCAGATGAGCTAATCGCTATGAACAGCATTCAGCTTGTTGTGGAGGCAGCCTCTCAGCAAGCCGTAGAAGAATACGCATTAAAAGTTTTAGATGCAAATAAAGACCTAATGGTGATGAGTGTGGGGGCTCTCCTCGAAGAAGAACTTTACAGCCAGATAGCAGATTTAGCAAGAAAGAAGGGAAGAAGAGTTTATGTTCCGTCCGGAGCAATTGTCGGCTTAGACAACGTTAAATCGGCTGCTGTAGGCGAAATATACGAGGCTTGCCTCACAACTAAAAAGCCCCCATCAAGTTTCGAAGGAAACGCCTACATCCAAGAAAGAAAGATTAACCTCAACGCCATAAAGAAGCCAACAATACTATACGAGGGAAAAGTCAGAGATGCCGTAAAGCTTTTTCCAAGAAACGCTAACGTGGCAGCCTCCCTAAGCCTCGCAGGAACAGGCCCGGACAAAACTAAAGTCAAAATCATAGCCGACCCAGAAATAAAAGAAATAATACACGAGATCAAACCCTTCCCGGAAAACCCAAAAACAAGCTACATAGCAGCCCTCTCAGCAATAGCCACCCTAAAAAGGATAGCCGGAAACATCATAGTAGGAACCTAA
- a CDS encoding ParB/RepB/Spo0J family partition protein — protein MKCMVRFDYLDLDSIVLGEGLRKTPGDEVSLRELADSIARHGVLQPILVEPTEEEGKYRLLIGERRFKAARMAGVNRVPAIILDEPLGPEETLEARLIENLHREDIDPLDEAEAYEALREMGITVSAIARRVGKSRPYVSKRLRLLRLHPRLREVVRQGTLTPGHCQALLRLEPEQQLSLAEQVMAENLSVRETRQRVREILGKPLKWQLIPIRLDLETFEALKRIAPEGDVKKLIEDTIRRLLKA, from the coding sequence TTGAAGTGTATGGTTAGGTTTGATTATTTGGATTTAGACAGCATAGTTTTGGGTGAGGGACTCCGCAAGACGCCTGGAGATGAGGTTAGCCTGCGGGAGCTAGCTGACTCAATAGCTAGGCACGGCGTACTACAGCCAATCCTGGTTGAGCCGACCGAGGAAGAAGGGAAATACCGCCTTTTAATTGGTGAGAGGAGGTTTAAGGCCGCTCGCATGGCTGGAGTAAACAGAGTTCCAGCCATAATACTCGACGAGCCTTTAGGGCCTGAGGAAACATTGGAGGCACGCCTAATCGAGAACCTTCACCGAGAGGATATAGATCCGCTTGATGAGGCAGAAGCCTACGAGGCTTTGCGCGAGATGGGAATAACTGTATCGGCAATAGCTAGAAGAGTCGGCAAAAGCAGACCGTATGTTTCTAAGCGTTTGCGGTTGTTGAGGCTTCATCCAAGGCTGAGGGAGGTTGTTCGGCAGGGAACCCTAACGCCCGGTCATTGCCAGGCACTGTTAAGGCTTGAGCCAGAACAGCAACTAAGCCTAGCCGAGCAGGTGATGGCTGAAAACTTAAGCGTGAGAGAAACAAGACAGAGAGTAAGAGAAATCCTTGGAAAGCCATTAAAGTGGCAGCTAATACCCATAAGGCTTGACCTGGAAACCTTCGAAGCACTAAAGAGAATAGCCCCGGAAGGAGATGTCAAGAAACTTATAGAGGATACTATACGTAGGCTCCTCAAAGCTTGA
- a CDS encoding Ldh family oxidoreductase, producing MKVLDADQLRRICIDILRAVGALEDEAKIVADSLIKANLRGVDSHGVIRLPVYVNRVKHKTIVPGAPFTVVREAPSAALVDGGSGFGQVVAVKAMKLAIEKARRTGVGAVSVRNTNHFGMAAYYGLIALQNDMIGIITCNTSPWVAPWGGRIPMLGTNPVCVAIPSGGEIPIILDMATSATARGKIEKAAIEGKSIPEGWAINKEGKPTTDPVAALKGALLPFGGPKGYCLSFIIDILSGALADAACGKSVVSLYPEDHKCNIGQFFLALNVNAFIPIEDFKAKVDKFVHEIKTCPLAHEYTEILIPGEIEYRFEQKRLREGIPLSDETWQGLERLCKELKINISSFTS from the coding sequence ATGAAAGTTTTAGATGCGGATCAGCTTAGGCGGATTTGCATCGACATTTTAAGAGCTGTTGGTGCTTTGGAGGATGAGGCTAAAATTGTTGCGGACAGCTTGATTAAGGCAAATCTTCGAGGCGTTGACTCTCACGGGGTTATCCGATTACCAGTTTATGTTAACAGAGTTAAACATAAGACCATCGTTCCTGGAGCCCCCTTTACGGTAGTTCGTGAAGCTCCGTCTGCTGCGTTAGTGGATGGTGGATCGGGGTTCGGACAGGTGGTCGCTGTCAAGGCCATGAAGCTTGCTATCGAGAAAGCTAGAAGGACGGGAGTTGGAGCTGTTAGCGTTAGAAACACTAATCACTTCGGCATGGCTGCATATTATGGTCTAATTGCACTTCAAAATGACATGATTGGCATAATAACCTGTAATACTAGCCCATGGGTTGCTCCTTGGGGCGGACGAATTCCGATGCTTGGTACTAACCCGGTTTGTGTGGCGATACCTTCCGGTGGGGAGATACCAATAATCCTTGATATGGCAACAAGTGCTACTGCCAGGGGGAAAATAGAAAAAGCGGCAATAGAAGGAAAATCTATACCAGAGGGCTGGGCCATCAATAAGGAAGGAAAACCAACCACGGATCCTGTTGCCGCGCTGAAGGGAGCACTACTACCGTTTGGTGGCCCAAAGGGCTACTGTCTTTCGTTCATCATTGACATACTATCCGGTGCACTGGCTGACGCTGCATGTGGAAAAAGCGTAGTGTCACTTTACCCTGAAGACCATAAGTGTAATATAGGTCAATTCTTTCTTGCCTTAAACGTTAACGCTTTTATCCCAATTGAAGACTTCAAAGCCAAGGTTGATAAATTTGTTCATGAAATTAAAACATGCCCACTTGCACATGAGTATACTGAAATTCTAATTCCAGGGGAAATTGAATACCGCTTTGAGCAGAAACGTCTGCGAGAAGGCATTCCTTTAAGTGATGAAACATGGCAAGGTCTCGAGAGGTTATGTAAGGAATTAAAGATCAACATCAGTTCCTTTACAAGCTAA
- a CDS encoding nitroreductase family protein, protein MSNPVLNAIYKRRSCREFLDKDVSDDLILTILDAGRWAPSGKNLQPWKFIVVRDKNTKNRLAKLTIYGNIIKDAPVVIAVFLDTNISYDRVKDIQAIGACIQNMLLATFSLGLGGVWIGEILKNKEKVNNVLEAPKFLELMAVLAIGYPIEKERVSTRKPLSKIAYCQRYGKPIEGSK, encoded by the coding sequence GTGAGTAATCCTGTGTTAAACGCTATCTATAAGAGAAGAAGTTGCCGAGAATTTCTGGACAAGGATGTAAGTGATGATTTAATATTAACCATACTAGATGCTGGCCGATGGGCCCCTTCAGGAAAGAACCTTCAACCATGGAAATTCATAGTAGTCAGAGATAAAAATACGAAAAATCGTCTAGCGAAATTGACCATATATGGAAATATAATTAAAGACGCTCCAGTAGTTATAGCTGTTTTCCTCGACACCAACATAAGTTATGACAGGGTGAAAGATATTCAAGCAATTGGCGCTTGTATTCAAAATATGCTCCTAGCGACCTTTAGTCTAGGTCTAGGTGGGGTTTGGATCGGTGAAATATTGAAAAATAAAGAGAAAGTTAACAATGTGCTAGAAGCACCAAAATTTCTTGAGCTGATGGCTGTCCTAGCGATTGGTTATCCTATCGAGAAAGAAAGGGTTTCAACGAGGAAACCTTTATCTAAAATAGCCTATTGTCAGCGATATGGGAAACCTATAGAGGGCTCAAAATAA
- a CDS encoding lipoate--protein ligase family protein: MESWRLLDLEYSDPYLNMAVEEAILIAADKRLSSNTIRFWRNPRSVILGRFQDVFCEVKLKICDKYGIEVVRRFTGGGAVYHDYGNLNWTIVVDKKHPLVPKIPTEIYEVVSKAVIEGIRFLGINANFKSPNAIQVRGRKISGLASYIKKNAILCHGTLLVNSNLSVLSEVLSRPRAEVTTLHHELNKYIPMSLMKGLILLGFSKLYGIVPKLEKLNNYEERIAQILYYKKYVTKEWNSGANLNMYL; this comes from the coding sequence ATGGAAAGCTGGAGGCTACTTGACTTGGAGTATTCTGACCCATATCTGAATATGGCCGTAGAAGAAGCTATATTAATAGCGGCTGATAAGAGATTATCCTCAAATACGATTCGCTTCTGGAGAAACCCCCGATCGGTAATATTAGGTCGTTTTCAAGATGTATTTTGCGAAGTAAAACTTAAAATCTGTGATAAATATGGAATAGAAGTCGTAAGGCGATTTACAGGAGGAGGGGCTGTATACCACGACTATGGTAACCTCAACTGGACAATTGTCGTAGACAAAAAACACCCATTGGTTCCAAAGATACCTACTGAAATTTACGAAGTTGTAAGCAAAGCTGTAATCGAGGGGATAAGGTTTCTCGGCATAAATGCGAATTTCAAGTCTCCCAACGCCATACAAGTTAGAGGGAGAAAAATATCAGGTTTAGCCTCATATATAAAGAAAAACGCTATTCTATGTCACGGCACTCTTCTCGTTAACTCAAATTTGAGTGTTTTATCAGAAGTATTAAGCCGTCCACGTGCTGAAGTTACAACTCTTCACCATGAATTGAATAAGTACATACCAATGTCGCTTATGAAAGGATTAATATTGCTCGGTTTTAGTAAACTCTATGGCATTGTTCCGAAGCTGGAAAAGCTTAATAATTACGAAGAAAGGATAGCCCAAATATTGTACTATAAAAAATACGTAACAAAAGAGTGGAACTCTGGAGCTAACTTAAATATGTACCTCTAA
- a CDS encoding 2-oxo acid dehydrogenase subunit E2: MKTVIMPKLDLAMDSGEIVEWLKKEGETVSEGEPIANIMTQKVTYEVVSPASGVLYKILAPAGAEVPVGEPLAVILEPSDDVTKVEEAIRAIAEKRMPPELELKEAERASTEELKVKPERIKISPIAKKLAQEYNINIEKIRGTGPQGRIVKEDVLKAIEELKAKEGKIVPLAGVRKTIADRMALSHRTIPHVTISMDVDATVMIKLRENFEREGIRISYNAILVKAAAKALRDCPIFNSTVEEDRIRLLEDINIGLAVSTDYGLIVPVVRDADKKDIKEINSIIEDLVERARQNKLLINEVTGGTFTITNLGMFGVDVFTPLIVPGQVAILGVGRIAEKPIVINGQVRVKPMVTLSLSFDHRIIDGALAATFLGKIAEYLQNPQSLL, translated from the coding sequence ATGAAAACGGTAATAATGCCTAAGCTAGACTTAGCAATGGATAGCGGAGAAATTGTTGAGTGGCTAAAGAAAGAAGGAGAAACTGTGAGCGAAGGAGAACCTATAGCAAATATAATGACCCAAAAAGTAACTTACGAAGTCGTTTCTCCAGCTTCGGGAGTATTATACAAAATATTAGCGCCCGCTGGTGCAGAAGTGCCCGTAGGGGAACCCCTCGCCGTCATATTAGAGCCTTCTGACGACGTAACAAAAGTTGAAGAGGCTATTAGAGCAATTGCAGAAAAGCGAATGCCGCCTGAACTTGAACTTAAGGAGGCTGAGAGAGCATCAACAGAAGAATTGAAGGTTAAACCAGAGAGAATTAAAATTTCACCAATAGCTAAGAAGCTTGCCCAAGAGTACAACATTAACATAGAAAAAATTAGAGGTACAGGTCCACAAGGGAGAATAGTTAAGGAGGATGTTTTGAAAGCCATCGAGGAGCTTAAAGCTAAAGAGGGTAAAATTGTGCCTTTAGCTGGAGTCAGGAAAACTATTGCCGATAGGATGGCCTTAAGTCATCGCACAATTCCGCATGTAACGATATCAATGGATGTGGATGCTACTGTAATGATTAAACTTCGTGAAAACTTTGAAAGAGAAGGTATACGAATTTCATATAACGCCATACTTGTTAAGGCTGCGGCAAAGGCTCTACGAGACTGCCCTATTTTTAACTCAACCGTAGAAGAAGACCGAATTAGGCTATTAGAAGATATCAATATAGGATTAGCTGTATCAACAGATTACGGACTTATAGTTCCAGTGGTTCGTGATGCAGATAAGAAAGATATCAAAGAAATTAATTCAATTATTGAAGATTTGGTTGAAAGGGCGAGGCAAAACAAGCTTCTTATAAATGAAGTGACAGGCGGTACCTTCACAATTACAAACCTAGGGATGTTTGGAGTGGATGTTTTCACCCCCTTGATTGTTCCAGGGCAAGTTGCGATTCTTGGAGTGGGAAGAATAGCTGAGAAACCAATCGTAATTAATGGACAAGTTAGAGTAAAGCCAATGGTCACTCTAAGCTTGTCATTTGATCATAGAATCATAGATGGAGCTTTAGCTGCCACCTTCTTGGGAAAAATTGCAGAATACCTCCAAAACCCGCAATCTTTACTTTAG
- a CDS encoding alpha-ketoacid dehydrogenase subunit beta, which translates to MNREITFVEALNEALKEEMRRDESVIVMGEDVRYGYSGRGGVFMVTADLAKKFGSERVLDTPISEDGFVGAAVGAAISGLRPVVEVMYADFLMCCMNQIVNNATKLRYSTGGQLKVPLVIRTMIGQGRGVGSDHSQAPISWFVNIPGLKVVVPSTPYDAKGLLKSSIRDDSPVIFFEHFLLYKTKGEVPEEEYTIPLGKADVKKEGRDLTIVAISNMVPVALSVAEKLERDGVSVEVIDPRTLIPLDKEIIIESVKKTNRLITVESSVKTCGVGAEIVSMIVEEVFDYLDAPPIRIAAPPIPAPVSPTLEKAVIPTEDDVIEAVRKTLGC; encoded by the coding sequence ATGAATAGAGAAATAACATTCGTTGAAGCATTAAACGAAGCATTAAAGGAAGAAATGCGTAGGGATGAAAGCGTCATAGTTATGGGTGAGGATGTTCGATACGGATATTCCGGGCGTGGCGGAGTTTTTATGGTTACGGCCGATTTAGCGAAGAAATTCGGTTCAGAGAGGGTTCTAGACACTCCGATTTCTGAAGATGGCTTCGTCGGAGCGGCGGTAGGGGCGGCCATCAGCGGCTTAAGGCCAGTAGTTGAAGTTATGTACGCGGATTTCTTGATGTGTTGTATGAACCAGATAGTAAATAACGCTACAAAGTTAAGATATTCTACTGGCGGACAATTGAAAGTTCCTTTAGTCATTAGAACCATGATAGGGCAGGGAAGGGGTGTAGGAAGTGATCATTCCCAAGCTCCAATATCATGGTTCGTGAACATTCCCGGCCTAAAAGTAGTTGTTCCTTCGACTCCCTATGACGCGAAGGGGCTATTAAAGAGCTCGATACGTGATGATTCACCCGTGATCTTTTTCGAGCATTTTCTCCTTTATAAAACAAAGGGAGAGGTGCCTGAGGAAGAGTATACAATACCCCTTGGAAAGGCGGATGTAAAGAAAGAAGGGCGTGACCTCACCATCGTTGCAATATCCAATATGGTTCCAGTGGCGTTATCGGTTGCTGAAAAACTTGAAAGAGATGGAGTAAGTGTAGAAGTAATCGATCCTCGCACGTTGATCCCGTTAGATAAGGAAATCATAATAGAATCGGTCAAAAAGACTAATCGGTTAATAACTGTTGAAAGCAGTGTTAAGACGTGTGGTGTTGGAGCAGAAATAGTAAGCATGATCGTCGAAGAAGTTTTTGATTATTTAGATGCTCCACCCATCCGTATCGCTGCACCACCTATTCCTGCTCCAGTATCCCCAACGTTAGAAAAGGCTGTAATACCAACTGAAGATGATGTAATTGAAGCCGTGAGGAAAACGCTTGGCTGTTAG
- a CDS encoding thiamine pyrophosphate-dependent dehydrogenase E1 component subunit alpha encodes MNSYEKIISMYKKMLKIRLFEEKIGEEYAKGLVPGLVHLYIGQEAVAVGVCEHLRKDDYVFGTHRGHGIAIAKGLPLNKLAAEILGKETGCCKGRGGSMRVADVESGLMYSCPIVGAGLPLAVGAGLSIKLRGTDQVAVCFFGDGASNTGDFHESLNLAAIWNLPVIFVCENNMYAISVSVKYSTSVEDISRRAHGYNIPGVVVDGNDVIAVYEAAREAVQRAREGKGPTLLECKTYRLAGHGTTDPGTGYRSKEEIEEWKKKCPIRRIEDYLLKEGILTEEDLKRIREITSREVEDAIKFAEESPYPSPENVAAYVF; translated from the coding sequence ATGAACTCGTATGAAAAGATTATCTCAATGTATAAAAAAATGCTGAAAATAAGGCTTTTTGAGGAAAAGATAGGTGAAGAGTATGCTAAGGGACTTGTTCCGGGATTGGTGCATCTCTACATAGGTCAAGAAGCAGTCGCTGTGGGCGTCTGTGAACATCTGAGGAAGGATGATTACGTCTTTGGGACTCATCGTGGTCATGGCATTGCGATTGCAAAGGGGCTTCCGCTTAACAAACTAGCAGCCGAAATTCTGGGAAAAGAAACTGGATGCTGCAAAGGTAGGGGCGGCTCAATGAGAGTGGCTGATGTTGAATCTGGTCTAATGTATTCATGTCCCATAGTTGGAGCTGGTTTGCCTCTGGCAGTCGGGGCAGGATTATCTATTAAATTGCGCGGAACCGATCAAGTTGCAGTATGTTTCTTCGGCGACGGAGCATCCAATACAGGTGATTTTCATGAATCGTTAAACTTAGCCGCTATATGGAATTTACCCGTAATATTTGTGTGTGAGAACAATATGTACGCGATTTCTGTAAGCGTCAAATACTCGACATCGGTAGAGGATATCTCCAGGAGAGCACATGGATATAATATACCTGGAGTCGTGGTAGATGGAAATGATGTGATAGCGGTCTATGAAGCTGCGCGTGAAGCGGTTCAAAGAGCTAGGGAGGGGAAAGGCCCTACACTACTCGAATGTAAAACATATAGATTAGCGGGACACGGTACCACTGATCCAGGAACTGGTTATAGGTCAAAGGAAGAAATAGAAGAGTGGAAGAAAAAATGCCCAATTAGAAGAATTGAAGATTATCTATTAAAAGAAGGCATACTAACAGAAGAGGATTTGAAAAGGATAAGAGAGATAACCAGTCGCGAAGTTGAGGACGCCATAAAATTTGCCGAGGAAAGTCCCTATCCATCCCCGGAAAATGTAGCGGCGTATGTCTTTTGA